The bacterium genome has a window encoding:
- a CDS encoding class I mannose-6-phosphate isomerase: MDRPLDAPLVFLPRLKERVWGGSFLRGRAPEAPSGPIGESWEICDREGDVSRTPDGVALDELARRRGDDLMGAARDPRRPELFPLLLKLIDASEDLSVQVHPDDEAAAPYGDSGKTEAWYVLDAAPGARVFRGLAPGAGRRELEEALAAGTVAGLLHAVPVARGDVVFVPAGTIHALGAGVRVVEFQQNSDLTFRVFDWNRLGLDGKARTLHVAEALAVARFDDAGPDLAAPTSGFGGARGCRARRFVRHEALTLDVLDAFERPVELDTEGTRFHLLTVVAGEATIVARGGCVRRGPLDSALVPAAAGRYELRAAPGSTILLASRP, translated from the coding sequence ATGGACCGCCCCCTCGACGCCCCGCTCGTCTTCCTCCCGCGGCTCAAGGAGCGCGTTTGGGGCGGCTCGTTCCTGCGCGGGCGGGCGCCCGAGGCGCCCTCGGGACCGATCGGCGAAAGCTGGGAGATCTGCGACCGCGAGGGGGACGTCTCGCGCACGCCGGACGGCGTCGCGCTCGACGAGCTCGCGCGGCGCCGCGGCGACGACCTGATGGGCGCGGCGCGCGATCCGCGGCGCCCCGAGCTGTTTCCGCTGCTGCTCAAGCTGATCGACGCCAGCGAGGACCTCTCGGTGCAGGTCCATCCCGACGACGAGGCGGCGGCGCCGTACGGCGATTCGGGCAAGACCGAGGCGTGGTACGTGCTCGACGCCGCGCCGGGGGCGCGCGTCTTCCGCGGCCTCGCGCCGGGCGCGGGGCGCCGCGAGCTCGAGGAGGCGCTCGCCGCGGGGACGGTGGCCGGCCTGCTGCACGCGGTCCCGGTCGCGCGCGGCGACGTCGTCTTCGTGCCGGCGGGGACGATCCACGCCCTCGGCGCCGGCGTGCGCGTCGTCGAGTTCCAGCAGAACTCCGACCTCACGTTCCGCGTCTTCGACTGGAACCGCCTCGGCCTCGACGGCAAGGCGCGCACGCTGCACGTCGCCGAGGCGCTGGCGGTCGCGCGCTTCGACGACGCGGGGCCGGACCTCGCGGCGCCGACCAGCGGCTTCGGCGGCGCGCGCGGCTGCCGGGCGCGGCGCTTCGTGCGGCACGAGGCGCTGACGCTCGACGTGCTCGACGCCTTCGAGCGGCCGGTCGAGCTCGACACCGAAGGGACGCGGTTCCACCTGCTGACCGTCGTCGCCGGCGAGGCGACGATCGTCGCGCGCGGCGGCTGCGTCCGCCGCGGCCCGCTCGACAGCGCCCTCGTCCCCGCCGCCGCGGGCCGCTACGAACTCCGCGCGGCGCCCGGCTCGACGATCCTCCTCGCCTCGCGCCCCTGA